Proteins from a genomic interval of Synechococcus sp. A15-28:
- a CDS encoding DUF1997 domain-containing protein encodes MRMSFICLAEASHHCTVALPGGDQAVLQRFLQRPKRSMAALLTRQRMESQGDGRFLYSSRPFQILRFEITPEVLFSAQWSDPAQALEIAFEDCRIHGLGAMQSAIRFECVALLAPQGECVEAQARAAILLSSDSPLIALPSGLRQRLAQQALQLVFARLERRCQEGLRRALLDWIVKDASARSNVKHES; translated from the coding sequence ATGCGTATGTCCTTCATCTGCCTTGCCGAGGCCAGCCATCACTGCACGGTTGCGCTGCCCGGTGGCGATCAGGCTGTGCTGCAGCGGTTTCTGCAGCGCCCGAAGCGCTCGATGGCCGCTCTGCTTACCCGCCAGCGGATGGAGAGTCAGGGCGATGGGCGTTTCCTCTATTCCTCCCGACCGTTTCAAATCCTGCGGTTTGAAATCACACCGGAGGTGCTGTTTTCCGCGCAGTGGTCGGATCCAGCTCAAGCACTTGAGATTGCCTTTGAGGACTGCCGGATTCATGGCCTCGGCGCCATGCAGAGCGCCATTCGGTTTGAGTGTGTGGCGTTGCTTGCTCCCCAAGGGGAGTGTGTTGAAGCCCAGGCGCGGGCGGCGATTTTGCTGTCGTCGGACAGTCCGTTGATTGCGCTGCCGTCCGGTCTGCGCCAACGCCTGGCTCAGCAGGCTTTGCAGCTGGTATTCGCGCGGCTCGAACGGCGCTGCCAAGAGGGTCTGAGACGGGCCTTGCTGGATTGGATCGTTAAGGATGCTTCCGCGCGTTCCAATGTCAAGCATGAGAGTTAA
- a CDS encoding ABC transporter permease, producing the protein MSNTQPGLVGRFQSTIDRLWLQIRIVLALSETEFVLRAEKGSFGVWGVLFEPLALMMTLLALRILIRLKSTDLLNPVVWLICGVALLYMFRKIGIKALTGVSKRQKFFFYRRIRPLDTLLASALIEARIHGSVLVLVFLSVSFWNWQIKLDNPALVLVDFLLTIALGLGVGISALVIGHRIPIVKTLTKFGINRLVLWTSGIFYATYTLPGPIRPFVTWNPLLHSVELLRHGINLAYPIPGISLQYLFVCSSLSCGFGLLFYFFNEALLLSDD; encoded by the coding sequence ATGAGCAACACGCAGCCCGGGCTTGTGGGGAGGTTCCAGTCAACGATTGATCGTCTTTGGCTGCAAATCAGAATTGTTCTGGCGCTTTCTGAAACTGAATTCGTTCTCAGGGCGGAAAAGGGATCCTTTGGAGTGTGGGGGGTCTTGTTTGAGCCCTTGGCGTTGATGATGACCCTGTTAGCGCTCAGGATTTTGATCCGTTTGAAGTCCACTGATCTGCTGAATCCTGTGGTCTGGCTTATTTGCGGGGTCGCGCTTCTTTATATGTTCAGAAAAATAGGAATCAAGGCCCTTACAGGGGTTTCAAAGCGCCAAAAATTCTTTTTTTATCGTCGCATCCGTCCCTTAGACACGTTGCTGGCTTCAGCCTTGATTGAAGCAAGAATCCATGGTTCAGTTCTGGTACTTGTTTTCCTAAGTGTTTCATTCTGGAATTGGCAGATCAAGCTGGATAATCCTGCCCTTGTGCTTGTTGACTTCCTCTTGACAATTGCTCTCGGATTGGGAGTAGGGATCAGCGCTTTGGTGATCGGCCATCGCATACCAATCGTTAAAACCTTGACAAAATTTGGGATTAACCGCCTCGTGCTCTGGACCTCTGGAATTTTCTATGCCACCTACACACTTCCAGGCCCAATTCGTCCTTTTGTGACGTGGAACCCCTTACTCCACTCCGTTGAATTGTTGCGACATGGAATTAATCTGGCCTATCCAATACCCGGTATCAGCTTGCAGTATCTGTTCGTGTGTAGTTCTCTGAGCTGCGGTTTTGGACTACTGTTCTATTTCTTCAACGAGGCTCTCCTGCTCTCCGATGACTGA
- a CDS encoding sugar ABC transporter: protein MQSSSVLSSLEDGRYLQVYLKSNAVKQAVFPDPSAFKSIYAPQAPDQWSGLPGDANEQEQLSFFRQQLDVIPQELSGTIVLSTSAFTADDAYRLNRDLLKQAQRFVNEVNQSISADQQSFAEEQVAFAKNRLTTATNALEAFQDRYGQLDPLGEQSATTGFITGLESRLVDLKVEEASLRRQFRDPNAPEVAFVADQVRELERQIQEERQKAVGAGGRDLNKLATQASRLQGDVNFARESLRSAMRAADNSRMESQRQLKFIVMLSKPQMPTGPEISWRWKAFLSCLGVLIVVWGVGGFMLTALRRD from the coding sequence ATGCAGAGCTCCAGCGTGCTCTCGTCTCTAGAGGATGGTCGCTATCTGCAGGTCTACCTGAAATCCAATGCTGTGAAGCAGGCGGTTTTCCCTGATCCCTCAGCTTTCAAGTCGATTTATGCCCCGCAGGCTCCAGATCAATGGAGTGGCTTGCCAGGTGATGCCAATGAGCAGGAGCAGCTCTCGTTCTTCCGCCAGCAGCTCGATGTGATTCCCCAGGAGCTATCTGGGACCATCGTTCTATCCACGAGTGCTTTCACGGCAGACGATGCCTATCGTTTGAACCGCGATCTCCTGAAACAGGCACAGCGCTTCGTCAATGAGGTCAATCAGTCGATCAGTGCCGATCAGCAGAGCTTTGCTGAGGAACAGGTTGCTTTCGCAAAGAACCGTTTGACCACGGCCACCAATGCGCTGGAAGCCTTTCAGGATCGTTATGGCCAATTGGATCCTCTGGGAGAACAGTCGGCCACCACAGGCTTCATCACTGGCTTGGAATCGCGGCTGGTTGATCTGAAGGTCGAGGAAGCCAGCCTTCGACGCCAGTTCCGTGATCCCAATGCTCCAGAAGTTGCTTTTGTTGCCGACCAGGTGCGTGAGCTCGAGCGTCAGATTCAGGAGGAGCGCCAGAAGGCCGTTGGGGCCGGAGGACGTGATCTGAACAAACTTGCCACGCAAGCAAGTCGTCTCCAGGGAGATGTGAATTTCGCTAGGGAATCCTTGCGTTCAGCCATGCGCGCGGCTGACAACAGCCGTATGGAGAGCCAGCGTCAGTTGAAATTCATCGTGATGCTGAGCAAGCCGCAGATGCCCACAGGACCCGAAATCTCATGGCGTTGGAAGGCCTTCCTGTCGTGCCTTGGGGTTCTGATCGTGGTCTGGGGTGTTGGGGGTTTCATGCTGACAGCATTGAGGCGCGATTAA
- a CDS encoding rhamnan synthesis F family protein → MNPNDRWAKSFQDWRNGKTSISSLQKQLKHFKRIGIDLNLIKTDLARLHDYLDFHLLNPRYLPISLLLEPATWNPSEDGIQKLPLLLQHRHLSSIDELLMSGTLNQILNGHLSLYGDLPPIPIGAYDSGLNKTQRQISRANKISLLEHLATEGWDHFRRQESVATGLDRYHPTKLPTINPGVLTSKYLLLVIDGTIHRAQSLAVTGGWEHVVSCSLANMNSLPNLLRDYSAEWISICHASDILANGALHALAGHLQQAKTNTVMTCDDIIVRQLWNDGLGYEHRQYRSSVSAIRLCTRGGIGGLLTLDYSLFKQCSFAPSYTCLEALRLDVLLQITREPIKTTHCHQALVKHQGSKNPSMPEQGWPRERCPFSDKQLDEIDRIKSQHAKQYFGIEGGLKPNPLQAGCHDLSRPTDESSLVSILIPFRDQVELTSTCVKSIQQNAGKSCNYEIILIDNGSADNSTIEWIKKAIKEDNIQCTRLDEEFNYSRLNNRARQLCKGDFLLFLNNDIEFVSESILDVLLDPFAHPKTVAVGSRLNYPDGSIQHQGVVIIPGERRCVLEPGKHLKEQEVIASLLPLRTQEEFSAASAACLMVKAEWFDFVGGFDEKLAVVFNDVDLCLRLRDAGGRIVVTPHATITHYESISRGKDQVGFAWARHQRESGRLRLKHKTIYAQGDPLTSPLLHHHSTRYEPILKQVAPLRPAREEVLLTWRRPLRKNDKRIPLIFAQYGSNDDKPIRSDILDLLRTYRRHFYVQVVAATPSLLEHPRDLAALRNVCDGLIIRRNEGYDFGSWMTGLRFCRDLINQRQSVLLSNDSFWGPIRPLTGLVNRLTNSQADVIGLTDNLMYEPHLQSAFLMFKSRAIACPAFWQFWEQIMCWDEKRNIVKNYEVGLSILLKKNGMTLESLFSKNANGNILHAEWKSLIENHDFPFIKVSLLRDNPHGVDIKDWKETIRRGNRRLAGQIENYLEETERMREDH, encoded by the coding sequence ATGAATCCAAACGACAGGTGGGCAAAATCCTTTCAGGATTGGAGAAATGGAAAAACCTCTATTAGCTCTTTACAAAAGCAGCTCAAACACTTCAAGCGTATCGGTATAGATCTTAATTTAATTAAAACAGATCTTGCGAGACTGCATGATTACTTAGACTTTCATCTTCTTAATCCGCGATATTTACCTATTTCCCTACTGTTGGAGCCAGCAACATGGAACCCTTCAGAGGATGGAATTCAAAAACTCCCCTTACTTCTTCAACATCGGCACCTCTCATCAATTGATGAGTTACTGATGAGTGGGACACTTAATCAAATTTTAAATGGTCATCTTTCTCTTTACGGAGATCTACCGCCCATTCCCATTGGAGCTTATGACTCAGGCCTGAACAAGACACAGAGACAAATTAGCCGCGCTAATAAAATCTCTTTACTCGAACATCTCGCAACTGAGGGGTGGGACCATTTCCGTCGGCAAGAGTCTGTTGCGACAGGGCTTGATCGATATCATCCAACAAAGCTACCCACAATAAATCCCGGCGTTTTAACATCAAAGTATCTTCTTTTAGTGATTGATGGAACAATACATCGAGCACAATCTTTAGCTGTTACAGGTGGTTGGGAGCATGTGGTTTCATGCTCTTTGGCAAATATGAATTCTTTGCCAAATCTGCTACGAGATTACTCTGCAGAGTGGATCAGCATTTGTCATGCCAGCGATATCTTGGCCAATGGAGCCCTACATGCCTTAGCGGGACATCTCCAACAAGCGAAAACGAACACTGTGATGACCTGCGATGACATTATTGTTCGCCAACTTTGGAATGATGGACTTGGATACGAACATCGGCAATACCGAAGCTCAGTATCAGCCATTCGTCTGTGTACTCGAGGAGGCATTGGAGGACTTCTAACGCTCGATTATTCTCTATTTAAGCAGTGTTCATTTGCTCCTAGTTATACCTGCCTTGAAGCATTGCGTCTGGATGTACTGCTACAGATCACTCGCGAGCCGATCAAGACTACCCATTGTCATCAGGCACTTGTAAAGCATCAAGGTTCTAAGAATCCTTCAATGCCTGAACAAGGCTGGCCCCGTGAACGATGCCCATTTAGTGATAAGCAATTAGATGAGATAGATCGTATCAAGAGTCAGCATGCCAAACAATATTTTGGAATAGAGGGAGGACTCAAGCCCAACCCCTTGCAGGCAGGATGCCATGACTTGTCACGCCCAACAGATGAATCATCGTTGGTTTCCATATTGATTCCATTTAGAGATCAAGTGGAATTAACAAGCACATGTGTCAAATCAATTCAGCAAAATGCAGGGAAAAGCTGCAATTATGAGATCATTCTAATTGACAACGGGAGTGCCGACAATTCAACAATAGAATGGATAAAAAAAGCTATCAAGGAAGACAATATTCAATGCACACGTCTCGATGAAGAATTCAATTACTCGCGGCTAAACAATAGAGCTCGTCAGTTGTGCAAAGGAGATTTTCTACTTTTTCTCAACAACGATATTGAGTTCGTCTCCGAAAGTATTCTTGATGTACTTCTAGATCCCTTTGCACATCCCAAAACTGTAGCCGTCGGTTCGAGACTTAATTATCCCGATGGAAGCATCCAACATCAAGGAGTTGTCATTATTCCTGGAGAGCGTCGTTGCGTTCTCGAACCTGGTAAGCATCTTAAAGAGCAAGAGGTGATTGCTAGCCTTTTGCCACTCAGAACACAAGAGGAGTTTTCCGCAGCCTCTGCAGCCTGCTTGATGGTGAAAGCCGAGTGGTTTGACTTTGTGGGTGGATTTGATGAAAAACTCGCCGTTGTTTTCAATGATGTCGACCTTTGCCTCAGGCTCAGGGATGCAGGGGGGAGAATTGTTGTAACGCCACATGCAACAATCACTCACTATGAGTCAATTAGTCGCGGTAAAGATCAAGTTGGATTTGCTTGGGCAAGACATCAACGAGAATCTGGTCGACTTCGCCTAAAGCACAAAACAATTTATGCACAAGGTGATCCATTAACCAGCCCCCTCCTTCATCATCATTCGACTAGATACGAACCAATCCTGAAACAAGTGGCCCCTCTCAGGCCAGCACGAGAAGAAGTGCTGTTGACCTGGAGGCGTCCGTTAAGAAAGAATGACAAACGCATACCGCTTATATTCGCACAATATGGATCCAATGACGACAAACCAATCCGCTCTGACATTCTTGATCTCTTAAGAACGTATAGACGTCATTTTTATGTTCAAGTCGTTGCTGCGACACCATCATTGTTGGAACACCCTCGTGATTTAGCAGCTCTTAGGAATGTTTGTGATGGTCTGATCATTCGACGTAATGAAGGGTATGACTTTGGGAGCTGGATGACTGGTCTAAGATTTTGTCGCGATCTGATCAATCAAAGACAATCTGTATTGCTCAGCAACGACAGTTTCTGGGGTCCGATTCGTCCCCTAACTGGACTTGTGAATCGCCTTACCAATAGTCAAGCGGATGTGATCGGTTTAACGGATAACCTCATGTATGAACCGCATCTACAATCTGCGTTTCTAATGTTTAAAAGTCGTGCTATTGCTTGCCCAGCATTCTGGCAGTTTTGGGAGCAAATAATGTGCTGGGATGAAAAACGCAACATCGTCAAAAACTATGAGGTAGGTCTCTCCATCCTCCTTAAGAAGAATGGGATGACCCTTGAAAGCCTTTTCTCAAAAAATGCCAACGGCAATATTCTACATGCTGAATGGAAATCACTCATTGAGAATCATGATTTCCCATTTATCAAGGTTAGCTTGCTTCGAGACAATCCTCATGGTGTAGACATTAAAGACTGGAAAGAAACCATTCGTCGCGGCAATCGTCGGTTGGCGGGACAAATAGAAAATTATCTGGAGGAGACAGAACGAATGCGCGAAGATCATTGA